The genomic stretch AAAGGGAAGCAGCCTAGAACTGACAACTCAATAGAAGTGTTTTAAGAGAATTGTACATAAGGGAAACTGACAACTCAATAGAAAAGTCCCAGCTAAGACAAGTCAGAATGGCATAGAAGACTGAGTACTCTCATTCCCCTTAACAAGAGAAGGCATAATGTGCGTATTACTATACTGTTTCTTTTTGGTTAACTTCCCTTTTACATAGTCTGATGGTATTTCTAAGCGCTGGGAAAGAATAGTTGTGAGGTGTGACTACATTTGTCGCCATAGTTAAGGATAAAGCTGAATAATCCAATCAATCAGGTTATGCCCCTCTCTAATATCCGGCTTATTTTTTTATGTCCTGTACTTTACTTCATTCATTCCTGATACAACATGTGGGACTGAATCTATTATCGTCACAGTTCTTTAATAGATTTTTCAGCAGACTAGACAGTTCATTGGAATTGCCTGCCTTAATTATGCACATCGCTGTTACTTCATCAGAAACTGAAAGAGGGAAGCAACCTAGAACATCCATGTTCAATGCAATTccagcaaacaaaaaaaaaaaaaaaccggacGGTAACTTGTTCTGTCCTAGAAAAACAATAGACCAGCATTTGAGGTTTCGCTCCACGGAATCTGCCCATCCGGTTCTCTTTGCCACTGATCATTCCGAGCTATATGAAATTCATCCGGTTCATCGACTGGGCTCTGAATCCAATGAAAGCGAGAGCAGAGCATTTCTCCCTTATGCAAATACCCAAACACATAATATAGACGCGGAAATCGCCACAGGGGAAAATCTCGCGCCGGTGCCGGCCGGTGCGCCGTTCCTGATTTCCTACACGCCACACCAATCGCGGCCACTACGGAGGGAGCAGAGCAGAACAGAACCGAACCGAacggcgccgaccaggtcgggtTCCACGGATCGGAAGACGGCACCTCCTACCAACTGCCCGCGACGAAAAACGGAACCCTAGGatgttgccgccgccgccacgactCGCCAAGAAACCAAATCGGGGAAAGGGGGGCACAGcacagagggagaggagggggggCTTACCGTCGTCGAGGGCGACGAGGCACTCGTAGGAGATCTCGAACTGGAAGGGGTTGAGGAAGGCGGTGGGGTTGTCCAGCACCGCCACGTTGGTGATGTTCACCGCGctcatcctcgccgccgccgccgccgccggccgcgtcagATCAACAGGGGGGTCAGAAGGGGGACGCGGCGGTTTGGGGTTGTTCTGGGTCAGGGTGGGGTGGAGGAGCGCGGCCTATTTGGGCGGGGGCAGGAGGGGAGGGAGGGGCGGGAAGGGGGAATTGGGGTTGGCGGGAGATGCTTTCCAGGTTTCCAGAGGGCCGCCAGCTCTACTGGGAGAGAGACGAGCTAGGAGCCTAGGACTAGCTGGTGGGCGAGCCTCGTGGGTTGTGGAGCGCAGCCTTTTGGAGctcgtactttttttttttgcgagaaacagAAGATGGcattatcacttcgaaattacagAGAGGACCAAGAGTAAAAACAAAATACAACAAGGACCTAGCTGCAATACAACGTCGCCGGCGACCAGAGCGGGCCGGATTCGCGCCGCTGCCACTACTCCCAAGGGCACCTTGGATCGATGGAGTAGATCCTCCACAGCCGGGAAGAAACCCTGCCTCGGCCCGAAGAACTAGCACCTCGGATCGCCACCAACGTCGAGAAGCTTACCGCCGTCTTCAGCTTCAACTTTATTACCTGGATCCGCCGCCACCGCAGAACCAGCGAGGATCTGAAGCACCCGAAGAGTCCGAGGACACCCGAGCGCGAGGAAGACgagggctccaccgccaagctccGTAGAACTTCGCCGTCGAAGGGGACGAGCCCCGCCGCAAAACGCCACACCACCGGCCGCACCACCTCCACGCCACCGGCGGCAAGCTCCCAAGCTACTCCTACGCTATATACACACGGGATCCGGGGATTCCCcgcccctcccgccgccggagcggccggcgaAGGGGGAGGAAACCCGCAGATCaccggcggcgaggtggaggaACGCGGGGGATCACAAATTCGCCCTCAGTCTACAGTAGCGAGAGAGAGGGGAAGGTCGACCTGCCTTCTTTTTTggagctcgtactttaatttgaaatttttgaaaactcgatttcaatgtttcaaaaaaatctgtatACGATCCTGGGAGTGGTCGACTGTGCATTATATCACTGTACAAAAAATCAATAAGAAATAGTACTTTGCATTAACAAATGTTCAGATTTGTTGTGGTGAACCTTGCGAATTTTTCAAGCTACCAAAAGGAATTTCACATTGACAACTTGCACACTTCTAGCTGCCATCGTTAGTTACATCTATAATATTTTTAGAATCTTTTGAAACGTTGAAATTGAGTATTCAAATTTTCAGAATTTTGAGCTGCCTGTAGCCCAAGCTTTAAAGTGAATTTTCGTGATATGCTGCTGCTACTGTGAACTGGGCCAAaacgcaaaacaagttccaagcGTTGCCCTTGGAATCTGACGAAACAACGATTTTACGTAGTATTGTTATTTTTCTATATATTCTTGGTTGCATTGATGTTTTACGTCAGCCGTAGCACGTAGGTACACTGCAACGGTGAGCCAAGAACACGCGAGGCAGCCTGATGTTTATCAAGAGACAGGTCCAGTGCAAAGCCAAATATCTCAGAGAAAGGCCTGAGGGGGACGGAAATATACATGGGCAGGTTTAGAACAAAAGAATGACCTTGTTGTGCTCTTCGCTACGAAATTTACTCCCGAATATACATACATCAGACATCAGGTTTTCACATACACGCAACGTTCACTGATCCAGCAAGCATATAGTCTAACAGCACCATGATGGTATCACACAGATGAGACAAAAGAAATAACTCGTGGTGGTGGCAAACAAGGGCCGAAACCCGTCATCAGGAGACGCAACATGTAGAGGAGCCACTGCATGATGCAACATGAGTGGTTCCATTCCAAGGCAGCCTCACTTTTTTAGCACACTGCAAGAGATCAAAGAAGCACGGAGCAAATATATTAGCGGGAGCTCTAATACGATAGCAACGAGCACACGAATTAAGAATGTGGGATAGTGGTCAAAATCTTCACTCAGCAGCTGGTCCACATCCAAGCTAGTTAAATGGCGGAAAGAGGATGTCCACTGGGTACTTACTTGTAGAGGTAGGCAGCAATACCGAGTATGACACAGAGCAGGACAATGTCGATGCAGAAGTTGCGGCTGGATCTCATCTGATAACAAGCCAAAGAGGGGAAACAGGTGCATATGAGCTCACCAAATTAACAAATGATTAGTCAGGAAAGCACCACGAGAAGAGCAAACTGTACCTGAAGAATAGTCTGCTTTAGTCTCACGTTGGTATTCTTCAGATCTGCATTCGCTCTATCCACCTGCATTCACCAATTTTTCACAAATTAAGCATTGCTGAGACAATTTGTCCGATGGCAAAACAAAACGTTAATGGTCGACAGAGAACAAACCTTGTCATCCATTTCATCCATCAAGGGAACTTGCCTATCCAATTCCTGATGATCACAGCAATTTAGTACACTACACATAATCATCGTATGACTAGAACAGAAACACAAGATGTAACCTCGTTCATATCAGCTGCCATGTTTCTCAGGGTCTCCAGCCCTTCACCAATGATATCCAAACCTTCATCCTGCACAATATCATTGCGAAACGAAGGTCTGGTTACACGAAAGTTCTCACATCCAGTGGAAGCGGAAAATGAAACATAAGAAAGCCCTTAGTTTGGTAAATCAAAATTTTACCTGCTTCATTCTACGCATCTCATATTCCTGACGAAATTTGTTTGATTCTTCTGTCCCCTTAAAGTACTCGTCATCAAAGTTCCCATCTGTAATTCAACAAGTGATGAAGGAAACAAAAAAGGTTCAGGCAGTGACCCACAAAATGATAAATTATGTAGGGCATCTGACAAGCTCATGCAAGAGGTGACGACGAAACAAACAGAATGTCCATTGCTCAAACCACTTCACGCATGGTTACATGCAAGCTCAATTCAAATTTATAATGCTTACATATTTCGTGCATCCAATGCTAATAAAGAAAGCAGAGTTGTGTGCTGAAAAAATGGAGGAACATGTGCACATGGCCGTTGAAACTGACCAAATTGGCACAGACCAATGTTTGACCTTAAGATAAAACAGACCGCAAATTTATAAGAAACTGCAAAGCTAATCTTAGGACTCCTACAAGAATCGGAGACCTAATTTGTATACCAGCATGATAGTTATGAATTAAGTTAATATACCGAAAATGAAGCTACTTAGTGTTGATCTCTGAACAGGTAATGCATAAGGTTTAACAGGAACTTGGGCAGATCTTTCTAATATCAATACGTAACAGATGGCTTGGATGATACAATAAATGACGCTCACTAACCAGAAGTAGAGTCGAACTTAATGCCCCCACCGGGACGGGATCCTGAGGCTCCCCAACCTCCATTGCTCTTTGCCGCAGTAGCACTACCATCTGGTATTGACTGAATTCTGTCAGGCAAGGCAGAAACCAGTTCACTACGGGTCGTAAGTTCCTCCTTTGTGAGCCCTTTGACCTGTCACAACACATGAAGAAAATCGTCAGATTTTCTCTCTCAGGAGAACACATAAACCTAGCGTCTCAATGAATAACATCTTTGGAACTAATACAGCCAAATTCTATGTGGCTTGCTTGTTTAacccaaaaaaaaatcatactAGCAAAGTGCTACCTTATCATAATTATGCAGAACATAAACTAAACCGACCAGAGCAAGGAATTACCTGGTCGGTTTTACTGGCATGTCAAGTTGAACAAAAAAGGGATGGGACAGAGCAAGGAGTAGATAGACCCCCAAAACAACAGCAACACGAGATTGAATTGCTCGGTATAAACCAAAGTACAATACCTCTTTTATCTAATTCGAACAAATAGCTATGCATTTGGAAAAGGGCAAGTGGGTGAGGCTGGTGATGGTTAAGGCACAATATTTGTTTCTACTGGCCATATGCAGACGATGATTGAATTGAGAATCGATGTACATAAGCCCTATATCAGCAAACAAATGATAAACTTACAAAGGTCAATTTCCCCTACATACGCTTTGAGTTCCAGCTGCACATTCAGCACACAAACATTATCCTACCAATCCTATGAACATCCATATATCCATCGCCACAGTCTATTACATTACTAGCTAGTCCACATCCAGATATATCTTCCCAGGAAATCCTGCAATGCATTTAGTCCCACCGATCCTAACATCACCAAACTGGCCGCGTGCTAAATTTAGGTAGTCTAGGCGAGCTGGTCGCCGCTACTAGTAAGCATGGATAGCAAGTCCTAGCGTGACAAAACTAGCAGATCTAGCAGGGGGGTCAGTGTAAGCGATCATCAAACCTTCTTCACGGCGAGGCGCATCAGCTTGGGCATGTCCTCCTCGATGAGCTTGGCCTTGGTGCGCCGGATCTCGGCATTGATGGCGACCACCGCGGCCCGGCTCTTCTCCTGCTTCGCCGCCTCCGCTTTCTGCAGCAAACAACCGGTCAGATTCAGATCGAGGGGACCTCGACGCCAGCCTACCGCGGGCAGCGGCGGGCCAACGACCGAGAGCAGAGCAGGATGAGGAGCGCGTACCTCCTCGCACTGGGAGATCTCGGCGTCGACGGAGCCGTAGAGGCGCGCGAAGGGGTCCTCGCCGGCGACGTTGGCGCCGTTGAGCTTGTCGACGTCGTACTTGTCGTACTTCTGGCAGATGGCGTCCACCCGCGTGAGGATGTCGATGACCGTCATCCTCGCGccccgatctcgccggcgggaggAGATTTGGGGAGGAAGGCAGGGAGGAGCAACCGCTAGCTGCCGGCCGGTGGTGAGCAGGTGGAGAACTGGACGGGGAAAGGGAGGAGACGAAACCGAGAGAACCTGCCCTGGTCAGAGACTGGGGCGCCGCACAGCCTGGCTGGCCGGTGGCGCCTGGCTGGCTCGTTTTGGATTTGGGCTGATTTGGGCCGAATGTCCTAGATATATTGGGCTCACTCGTTCAAAAAATCATTTGATGTTACATATATTGCTACTCTTATGTAAAATTTTAGTCAAATTCTACAAATATTCACTTCCAAAAAAGAAAAACGTCCACTTATTCGCGGGCGGAGGGAGTAGGATCTGGTACCCGTCGTTTCCACTCTCCATTGGTCATTTGGTCTTTAGGAAATTGGGCGGAAATACATATGATCGTTTCGAGTATCTTCTTTATGGTTTTGAGTTAATTAAAAATTAAGTTTTTTTACAGCTCATTCACGTCCTCTGTTATTGGATTTGCATCGTggttgtatgtgatattttttcaGCTGCAAATGAGCTGCAAGTGAGAAAAATGGCTCGCCTAGTAAAAAAATGTTCCGAATGAACAATAAATATGTACATCAAGTTTTAAAAATCATCTCGTACAAAATGATGCACGAGGCCACTTAACTGAGAATTAACCTAATGCTCTTTCAAGATATAGACACACCTTTTTTTTACACGTTAGGTTTTTCCGTGTCTTCAAAACGGTATTTGTGGAGTCAAATGTCACATAACACTAGGACCAAATATCTATCTCAATGTGATCATTATGGCCAACACTGTAAAGCATGGGGAGCTTGGTCTAGAGGCATCAATATATCATATGGATTGTAATCCGCTGCTTCACTCCGAAGAAGTGTCTAGTTTATTTTGGTCAATGGTGGAAATTTTTTCATTATTTTGTTTACTCTAGTCTTGATTTTCTTGATTATATGGTTAAGAATCAACGGTTTAGATTCTTTGCCTAGAAGGGGTATGTGTCTAGCCATAGTCATTAAACAATCAATAACTTCATCACCTATTTGGTTTGGCGGCTCATGTGGCTTTCCATAAATAAAAGGATGTGTGCATCGCTCTTATGCAGATGTTGTGGTGTTGATctcccatttcaaaaaaattgtgCCTTTCCAAAACATTAGAATTATTTAAATTTATGCACCGTTGGTCTTGCGGGATTTTTACCAGGAATCACGGAGAAAATTCAAGATGCATAAATTGAGGCTAGAGACAAAGAAATTGAAATATAGTTTTTTATTTATGAGAGATCTCTCTTGGTAGTGGTTTTTTAGTTAtgagaaatctctcttggtaatgTACATTGCTCGAGTAATTAGTAAAATTGGTGTGTTTACTAAAAAAAACTATCTTCAACTTTTTTTTACTCCATATCGTTCTCAACCAAAATAAAACATTGCCtttatttctcaaaaaaaaagaccTTGTGTCATTTGTTGCAATAAAAAACACTTAACGGTCAAAAAGAGTGGTGTCAACATAAATCACTCAAATACTTTCCTAAATTTTCATGTAATTTAAAAACCCGATGAGCATGACATGTTTAGAAGTCCGAATTATAGAAAACCATAACCAGACACCACGTTCTAAAATTTTATTAAGATTTCTCCCCTGTTCAATTTCAAGAAATGAAACATACTACTTTACAAAAGAAGTAAAAAATATCTAAGAGCTTTGGAGTCCTTACATGTTGTTGTAAGGGGAAAGCAATCAAATGACCAACAACCATAAACCCCTTAGATCTACAGAAACACATGCATTGCAGACTGAAAGGAAATCATCTAAACACAAATCTTTTGGTTCAGGGAACATAGACGATAACCCGTCTGCATCAGACCTCTATGCTTCATCTCAGGACAAACGCTTTGACATACTAGCAGCTTATCAAGGGAGAAGACTTGTTACAACACCACATGAATTGACTCACTCTCCTCAAGGTGATTAGTGAGATAGGACAGAGACGACCGCCAACCATGCGTTGTCCCTTTAGTTGTAGACATCCAAGAGGAGATTCAGTCGAAGTTCGAGCCTTTAACCTTGGAATCAAGTCAGTGGTGTCTTGAGCCTAGTCATCAATTTTTCCATGAACATGCCAGATTTGCCCCTTCAGATCCTTGAAAGGGACCTTCCATTTCCTCATATCAGGATCCAAACATGTTCCATATACGTCCAACTTTTCTTGTTAGATACTAGATTATATTCCTATTATTTCACAATCCCACATGCTCGCAAAAGTAACTACACTGAAATGTAAAATTTACGCATAATCATTTGGAAGGAACTAATTAAAAGTTTGTGACTCTAatataaaaattctcaaaaacatccTACCAAAGGAAATTAGCTTAATAAATCCAAAGATTTTTTTACAATTTTATATTCCTTACATAATTCGCACTCAAGAGGTTAGGCTTACCCATTTAGCACTTATATCTAGTTATGATCTTGTTTTGTGAGAACAACCACACGCAAGTTTGAATTCCAATGGGAATTTAGTTCCCATATAGCTAAGAGTTAAATGGTTTTTATCCTTCTAAAATTGACCAAGGCATACATTGATTTTAAGGAGTATACCCCAATAGTTTCATATTTCCACACAAGTTGACCATTTTCACCGGACTATTTCGTAGGGTGATGGTAAAAGCAGGGTAACATATCTGTAGCACTACACAATATCTGCAGTATCCGGAGCAAGGACAATACATAGCGGTTGAAAGACATGGCGTACGATGGAGCAAGTTTTTTTCACAAATACCGGAAAGATTGCAGTAAAAAATTTGTTGACTAAAAGATTCGGGTGATGGTGAAGTAGAAATGGTAGAATTTTTTTGGCTGAAAGAGGCAGCGACTGATGGATCGGAGTAAGTATATCTTTCTAAATGTACCGTAGAAGAAGGTAATGGTATTCTTCCCAAGTGAAAGAGACGACGGATGGTGGAGTAGATATAATTTTTTGATGGTACCGTAGGCAAacaaaatattatttttcctGGGTAAAAGAGGTAATGAAAGTtggagatttttttttggaattaccaatcaaGAATTATACACTCGTAATGAATTACCTATGATTGAACCGAAAGATTCATGTAAAAATTGTCATGTATGTAAGCACGTTAAGAAATTACCATCGTGGAAATATACGCTCTAAAAGAATTACTATTAGTTAGTTAACGACATGTTTCAGTGTTGACATCGACAAATTACTGTTGACATTCAAGATTTATAATGATAAATTTCTTTGGGGAAAAGTGTAGGTAGTTACGGCGTTGCGAGGAACTATTGTGAAATAGTTAACGCGACAAATTAGAATTACCACTAAAGAATTATGCTCGGGTAACATATTACCGGTGGGTAAGTAAATTCTCGTTGAATATTTCTACCGATGAATTACTACGAAGAATTGatgtcgaaaaatgtaaaaaaaaaatagttcGAAAGCAAAAAAGTTGTCAAAAGGGCAAAAAAGATGGTGCCTTTCATACGCATTTTTCATGCGCATGAACAATCACGAAGAAATACTTCGAAATTGTTGATGCGACAAATTAAAATTACCGCTAAAATTATGCTCGGGTAAACTATTACCGGCAGGTAATTAAAATCTTGTTAAATATTGCTACCAAGAAGTTAGTACGCTAAATTATTATCAAGAAATGTAAAAAAATTATAGTCcaaaagcaaaataaaaacaagtcaaaaagcaaaaaaaaaaatgttactGCTGATGGGCATTGTTCATGCGCATGAACAATGCCCGAACGCACCACGAGCCAGCAAAACCTTGCGGCTTTTATATAGATAGATATTCATGTATCATTTTCTAGGAAAAAAAGAAGTATCATCATCATCGCAGACTGATAACTCCACTTGGAACAAACCTGGGGCATAGACCTATAATCAGCCCACCCTTTGGCTATCATCTTAGAGAAAACGTCTACAACAAGGAAGGACCTTCTTGCCTTAAACCTTGACCAGCTAAGAAAAAGTTTTCTTTCACATCGTTTAGTTTGACAACAACAGAAGCACCATGGGCACTCTGCTTAACCCAGATATTTTTTTTTAAACAGGCAAAAGATTTACCATTTTTATTGATAGAAAAGAAGTTTAGAGTTTAGTACAAATGCCTAGGAGGCGTCCTAGGACTTAACTACTCTCCCGATATTACATAGCTCAAATACTTCGCACCGGCCTTGCC from Lolium rigidum isolate FL_2022 chromosome 4, APGP_CSIRO_Lrig_0.1, whole genome shotgun sequence encodes the following:
- the LOC124707161 gene encoding syntaxin-71; translated protein: MTVIDILTRVDAICQKYDKYDVDKLNGANVAGEDPFARLYGSVDAEISQCEEKAEAAKQEKSRAAVVAINAEIRRTKAKLIEEDMPKLMRLAVKKVKGLTKEELTTRSELVSALPDRIQSIPDGSATAAKSNGGWGASGSRPGGGIKFDSTSDGNFDDEYFKGTEESNKFRQEYEMRRMKQDEGLDIIGEGLETLRNMAADMNEELDRQVPLMDEMDDKVDRANADLKNTNVRLKQTILQMRSSRNFCIDIVLLCVILGIAAYLYNVLKK